The following coding sequences lie in one Carassius carassius chromosome 1, fCarCar2.1, whole genome shotgun sequence genomic window:
- the brd4 gene encoding bromodomain-containing protein 4 isoform X4 — translation MDYKMHSKSNDLLDFQTLDALLEKIAHCSVPVKRESSEECNGISGALPVEPAPGSRLNEWCPAPPPPVPLPAIHPTIMGDGLDVVQMSGSSSSQGQPSSQGSTVFNPNAPETNNPSRPKRQTNQLQYLLKVVLKSLWKHQFAWPFHSPVDAVKLNLPDYYKIIKNPMDMGTIKKRLENSYYINAQECIQDFNTMFTNCYIYNKSGDDIVLMAEALEKVFLHKISEMPQQEVELTTTAGKGRGRGRRDPDINLKIAPGLESSPTIPQTRGLSSLAPGPQMRGPPQGPPTLPPQPIMQALPPRVPPSLPLLPTHPPLAPQLGPHFSMGPTDCNPQVPIMTVVPPPTQTTLPPVLMQQSTPPILQSPIPIPHKQQRKSQKRKADTTTPTANDPLNESSPAESKSGKTLPRRDTTRPSKVSKKEAPDSQHHWTPLIGTPSPKQQEQLRYCSGIVKDMFAKKHAAYAWPFYKPVDVDALGLHDYHDIIKHPMDLSTIKDKLENRQYRDAQEFAADVRLMFSNCYKYNPPDHEVVAMARKLQDVFEMRFAKMPDEPEEMLAPAPAPVLHPAPVKTQPPMGTASSSDSSSDSSSESDSSTDDSEEERAQRLAELQEQLKAVHEQLAALSQPQATKPKKKEKEKKEKKKDKHKKKAGVMPALEEILDPPPTLKAPGKPKNKDPLPKKPKKLSKKEGGKGNRSMAPPGAAPPTLQPVVSLDPEEDLGLTGAAGMAGIPSGEKCKPMSYEEKRQLSLDINKLPGDKLGRVVHIIQSREPSLKNSNPDEIEIDFETLKPSTLRELERYVSSCLRKKKKPVSVPEKSMEAVSAAKTKGTSSESGSSSESSSSESEDSETGMASKLKKRGRGEGKKAHHQAVAPGMPQPQVPHQPQTPALQPSAQLKPQQQQHPSPAAYIPPPVTALEPSQLLENPFDPLAHFVQPLMHLPHHANDSPSPAPPHLNAHPPGGPVSPETHPFLNQHPILTSPAALHNALPQQPSRPSNRAAPLPPKPPQQSTPQQQQQPPQQTLPQQLQSQQPPQPQHHLPPHLLHPSQQMRQRPLSPPTLTPQGLFSSQPPQMLLEDDEEPVPSMPLPMYLQHLHPNRLLQQQQQQPPTSLMQSLQSRPQQPGQQSLLQSVQVQSQMSQQSSLPPPQLPVQTQAQPSSQHQARHMQHSQQLSFSQGPVQTTQTQPSQHKVSMPSTKAQQIIQQHPPQHHSPRQHKSDSYNSAHMRDNPSPLMMHSPQMSQYTLVHPSPPQVPKKEPQGPSALGGIKEEKLPPSPVMRGEPFSPALRQDPHKHPESKPTMPGHSQQKADMKPLESSRPVIRSSEQSGPPPSMQDKEKFKQEPKTPVAPKKDVKLKNMGSWASLAQKSTSTPSSALKSSSDSFEQFRRAAREKEEREKALKAQAEQAEKDRLRREQEKLRGRDEEDSIETSRRPQEEPRRRQEQQQVQPPPQQHQTQPQAQTPAQPASAPQPSQGPPQSPAASQSALDQQRELARRREQERRRREAMAATIDMNFQSDLMAIFEENLF, via the exons AGAGTCCAGCGAGGAGTGCAATGGAATTAGCGGTGCTCTCCCTGTGGAGCCCGCGCCCGGCTCGAGACTGAACGAGTGGTGTCCTGCCCCACCCCCTCCCGTCCCTCTGCCCGCGATCCACCCCACCATTATGGGGGACGGCCTGGACGTAGTGCAGATGTCGGGGAGCAGCAGCAGTCAGGGGCAGCCATCGTCCCAGGGCTCTACCGTCTTCAATCCCAATGCCCCAGAAACCAATAACCCTTCCCGGCCCAAGCGCCAGACCAACCAGCTGCAGTACCTGCTGAAGGTGGTGCTGAAGTCTCTTTGGAAGCACCAGTTCGCTTGGCCTTTCCATTCTCCTGTTGACGCCGTTAAACTGAATCTGCCT GACTATTACAAGATAATCAAAAACCCTATGGACATGGGAACAATCAAGAAACGCCTAGAGAACAGTTACTACATCAATGCCCAAGAATGTATTCAGGACTTCAACACCATGTTTACTAACTGCTATATTTACAATAAG TCTGGGGATGACATAGTCTTAATGGCAGAAGCACTGGAGAAGGTGTTCCTCCACAAGATTTCAGAGATGCCCCAGCAGGAGGTCGAGTTGACGACCACAGCCGGAAAGGGTCGTGGCCGGGGCAGGAGGGATCCAG ACATTAACCTGAAAATTGCACCTGGCCTGGAGTCTTCACCCACAATTCCTCAAACACGTGGCCTTTCTAGTCTTGCTCCTGGGCCACAAATGAGAGGACCACCACAAGGTCCACCTACTTTACCTCCCCAGCCTATCATGCAAGCCTTGCCCCCTCGAGTACCCCCTTCGCTCCCTTTGCTCCCTACACACCCTCCCCTTGCGCCTCAATTAGGGCCACATTTTTCTATGGGCCCCACTGACTGCAACCCACAGGTCCCCATCATGACGGTTGTGCCTCCTCCAACCCAAACCACCCTGCCGCCCGTGCTCATGCAGCAGAGCACCCCTCCTATTCTACAAAGCCCCATCCCAATACCTCACAAA CAGCAGAGAAAAAGTCAGAAAAGGAAAGCAGACACCACAACACCTACGGCAAACGACCCCCTGAACGAGTCCTCACCTGCTGAGTCGAAGTCAGGAAAGACTCTGCCACGCCGGGATACTACACGACCAAGCAAAGTATCCAAAAAGGAGGCACCGGACTCCCAGCACCATTGGACACCCCTCATTGGGACCCCCAGCCCCAAGCAACAAGAACAGCTACGCTACTGCTCCGGCATTGTAAAGGACATGTTTGCTAAGAAGCATGCTGCATACGCTTGGCCCTTCTACAAGCCAGTGGATGTGGATgctctagggctgcacgattaccATGACATCATCAAGCATCCCATGGACCTCAGCACTATTAAG GACAAGTTGGAAAACAGACAGTACAGAGATGCTCAGGAGTTTGCAGCAGATGTGCGGTTAATGTTCTCCAACTGCTATAAGTACAACCCTCCAGACCATGAAGTGGTGGCTATGGCACGCAAACTGCAG GATGTGTTTGAGATGCGTTTTGCTAAAATGCCCGATGAGCCAGAGGAAATGCTGGCACCCGCTCCTGCGCCAGTGCTCCACCCGGCTCCTGTCAAGACACAGCCTCCCATGGGCACGGCCTCGTCCTCTGACAGCTCCAGTGATTCCTCATCTGAATCTGACTCCTCCACGGACGACTCTGAAGAGGAGAGAGCCCAGAGGCTAGCAGAGCTCCAGGAGCAA CTGAAAGCGGTTCATGAGCAGCTGGCTGCCTTGTCCCAGCCTCAGGCCACCAAACCaaagaaaaaagagaaggaaaagaaggagaagaagaaagacAAGCACAAAAAGAAAGCGGGAGTCATGCCTGCACTTGAAGAGATCCTAGATCCACCTCCTACCCTCAAGGCTCCAGGAAAGCCTAAGAACAAGGATCCTCTTCCTAAGAAGCCCAAGAAGCTGAG CAAGAAGGAGGGAGGTAAGGGCAATCGCTCCATGGCTCCACCCGGTGCTGCTCCACCGACCCTGCAGCCTGTGGTGAGCCTGGATCCTGAGGAGGATCTGGGACTGACTGGAGCAGCTGGAATGGCAGGCATCCCTTCTGGAGAGAAATGTAAACCTATGTCCTATGAAGAAAAGAGACAGCTGAGCCTGGACATTAACAAGCTGCCTGGAGACAAGCTGGGCCGTGTGGTCCACATCATCCAATCCCGTGAGCCGTCGCTTAAGAACTCCAACCCGGACGAGATTGAGATCGACTTTGAGACGTTAAAGCCTTCTACACTGCGGGAACTGGAGAGATACGTGTCGTCCTGCCTTCGCAAGAAGAAGAAGCCTGTCAGTG TTCCAGAGAAGTCCATGGAGGCAGTGAGTGCTGCAAAGACCAAAGGCACATCGTCCGAGTCGGGCAGCAGCAGCGAGTCCAGCTCCTCAGAAAGTGAAGACTCTGAGACAG GGATGGCTTCTAAGCTGAAGAAGAGGGGTAGAGGAGAAGGAAAGAAGGCTCATCACCAGGCGGTGGCTCCAGGCATGCCTCAGCCACAAGTTCCCCATCAACCCCAGACCCCTGCACTGCAGCCCAGTGCTCAGCTGAagccacagcagcagcagcatccctCTCCCGCCGCTTACATACCTCCTCCCGTCACAGCTCTGGAGCCCTCGCAGCTCCTGGAAAACCCATTCGACCCTCTGGCCCACTTCGTCCAGCCCCTCATGCACCTTCCCCACCATGCCAATGACTCGCCCTCTCCTGCGCCGCCTCACCTCAACGCTCACCCTCCAGGAGGCCCAGTGTCACCTGAGACGCACCCTTTCCTGAACCAGCACCCCATCCTCACATCCCCAG CAGCTCTGCACAAcgcattgccccagcagccttcAAGGCCCAGTAATAGGGCAGCCCCGCTACCTCCTAAACCTCCGCAGCAAAGCACgccccagcagcagcagcagccgcccCAGCAGACCCTGCCACAGCAGCTCCAGTCCCAGCAACCCCCACAGCCCCAGCACCACCTCCCTCCTCACCTGCTGCATCCTTCCCAACAAATGCGCCAGCGGCCCCTCTCCCCACCCACGCTCACTCCCCAGGGCCTGTTCTCCTCCCAGCCCCCACAGATGCTGCTAGAGGACGACGAGGAGCCCGTTCCCTCCATGCCCCTGCCCATGTACCTGCAGCACCTGCATCCAAACCGCctgctgcagcagcagcagcagcagccaccGACATCACTAATGCAGTCTCTGCAGAGCAGGCCGCAGCAGCCGGGCCAGCAGTCTCTGCTGCAGTCAGTGCAGGTTCAGTCTCAGATGAGCCAGCAGAGCTCCCTGCCCCCACCGCAGCTTCCTGTTCAGACTCAAGCCCAGCCCTCCTCGCAGCATCAGGCCAGACACATGCAGCACTCGCAGCAGCTGAGCTTCTCTCAAGGCCCGGTGCAGACCACGCAAACGCAGCCTAGTCAACACAAAGTGTCCATGCCCTCCACGAAAGCACAGCAGATTATCCAGCAACATCCACCGCAGCATCACTCTCCACGTCAACACAAGTCTGACTCTTATAACTCAG CACACATGCGAGATAACCCCTCCCCCCTCATGATGCATTCCCCTCAAATGTCTCAGTATACTTTAGTCCACCCGTCCCCTCCTCAGGTCCCCAAAAAG GAACCACAAGGTCCTTCAGCTTTGGGTGGCATTAAAGAAGAGAAGCTGCCTCCTTCACCTGTGATGCGTGGTGAGCCCTTCAGTCCAGCCTTGAGACAAGACCCTCACAAACACCCTGAGAGCAAACCCACAATGCCAGGCCACAGCCAACAGA AAGCAGATATGAAACCACTTGAAAGTTCCCGTCCTGTCATCCGCTCCTCTGAGCAGAGCGGTCCGCCGCCTTCCATGCAGGACAAAGAGAAATTCAAACAGGAGCCCAAGACTCCTGTAGCGCCTAAAAAG GATGTGAAACTGAAGAACATGGGTTCCTGGGCGAGCCTGGCACAGAAGTCCACCTCCACTCCCTCGTCTGCTCTGAAGTCCTCAAGTGACAGCTTCGAACAGTTTCGACGTGCGGCCCGAGAGAAGGAAGAGCGAGAGAAAGCCCTGAAGGCCCAGGCCGAGCAAGCTGAGAAAGACCGTCTGCGGAGAGAACAAGAGAAACTTCG GGGACGGGATGAGGAGGACTCCATTGAGACGTCCCGAAGGCCTCAGGAGGAGCCCCGCAGGCGGCAGGAGCAACAGCAGGTCCAGCCGCCGCCGCAGCAGCACCAAACTCAGCCCCAAGCCCAAACCCCGGCCCAGCCGGCCTCGGCCCCGCAGCCTTCCCAGGGCCCGCCACAGTCCCCCGCTGCTTCCCAGAGTGCActtgaccagcagagggagctcgCGCGTCGCCGGGaacaggagaggaggaggagagaggcg ATGGCAGCTACTATTGACATGAATTTCCAAAGCGATTTGATGGCTATCTTTGAGGAGAACTTGTTCTGA
- the brd4 gene encoding bromodomain-containing protein 4 isoform X1: protein MDYKMHSKSNDLLDFQTLDALLEKIAHCSVPVKRESSEECNGISGALPVEPAPGSRLNEWCPAPPPPVPLPAIHPTIMGDGLDVVQMSGSSSSQGQPSSQGSTVFNPNAPETNNPSRPKRQTNQLQYLLKVVLKSLWKHQFAWPFHSPVDAVKLNLPDYYKIIKNPMDMGTIKKRLENSYYINAQECIQDFNTMFTNCYIYNKSGDDIVLMAEALEKVFLHKISEMPQQEVELTTTAGKGRGRGRRDPDINLKIAPGLESSPTIPQTRGLSSLAPGPQMRGPPQGPPTLPPQPIMQALPPRVPPSLPLLPTHPPLAPQLGPHFSMGPTDCNPQVPIMTVVPPPTQTTLPPVLMQQSTPPILQSPIPIPHKQQRKSQKRKADTTTPTANDPLNESSPAESKSGKTLPRRDTTRPSKVSKKEAPDSQHHWTPLIGTPSPKQQEQLRYCSGIVKDMFAKKHAAYAWPFYKPVDVDALGLHDYHDIIKHPMDLSTIKDKLENRQYRDAQEFAADVRLMFSNCYKYNPPDHEVVAMARKLQDVFEMRFAKMPDEPEEMLAPAPAPVLHPAPVKTQPPMGTASSSDSSSDSSSESDSSTDDSEEERAQRLAELQEQLKAVHEQLAALSQPQATKPKKKEKEKKEKKKDKHKKKAGVMPALEEILDPPPTLKAPGKPKNKDPLPKKPKKLSKKEGGKGNRSMAPPGAAPPTLQPVVSLDPEEDLGLTGAAGMAGIPSGEKCKPMSYEEKRQLSLDINKLPGDKLGRVVHIIQSREPSLKNSNPDEIEIDFETLKPSTLRELERYVSSCLRKKKKPVSVPEKSMEAVSAAKTKGTSSESGSSSESSSSESEDSETGMASKLKKRGRGEGKKAHHQAVAPGMPQPQVPHQPQTPALQPSAQLKPQQQQHPSPAAYIPPPVTALEPSQLLENPFDPLAHFVQPLMHLPHHANDSPSPAPPHLNAHPPGGPVSPETHPFLNQHPILTSPAALHNALPQQPSRPSNRAAPLPPKPPQQSTPQQQQQPPQQTLPQQLQSQQPPQPQHHLPPHLLHPSQQMRQRPLSPPTLTPQGLFSSQPPQMLLEDDEEPVPSMPLPMYLQHLHPNRLLQQQQQQPPTSLMQSLQSRPQQPGQQSLLQSVQVQSQMSQQSSLPPPQLPVQTQAQPSSQHQARHMQHSQQLSFSQGPVQTTQTQPSQHKVSMPSTKAQQIIQQHPPQHHSPRQHKSDSYNSAHMRDNPSPLMMHSPQMSQYTLVHPSPPQVPKKEPQGPSALGGIKEEKLPPSPVMRGEPFSPALRQDPHKHPESKPTMPGHSQQKADMKPLESSRPVIRSSEQSGPPPSMQDKEKFKQEPKTPVAPKKVQDVKLKNMGSWASLAQKSTSTPSSALKSSSDSFEQFRRAAREKEEREKALKAQAEQAEKDRLRREQEKLRGRDEEDSIETSRRPQEEPRRRQEQQQVQPPPQQHQTQPQAQTPAQPASAPQPSQGPPQSPAASQSALDQQRELARRREQERRRREAMAATIDMNFQSDLMAIFEENLF from the exons AGAGTCCAGCGAGGAGTGCAATGGAATTAGCGGTGCTCTCCCTGTGGAGCCCGCGCCCGGCTCGAGACTGAACGAGTGGTGTCCTGCCCCACCCCCTCCCGTCCCTCTGCCCGCGATCCACCCCACCATTATGGGGGACGGCCTGGACGTAGTGCAGATGTCGGGGAGCAGCAGCAGTCAGGGGCAGCCATCGTCCCAGGGCTCTACCGTCTTCAATCCCAATGCCCCAGAAACCAATAACCCTTCCCGGCCCAAGCGCCAGACCAACCAGCTGCAGTACCTGCTGAAGGTGGTGCTGAAGTCTCTTTGGAAGCACCAGTTCGCTTGGCCTTTCCATTCTCCTGTTGACGCCGTTAAACTGAATCTGCCT GACTATTACAAGATAATCAAAAACCCTATGGACATGGGAACAATCAAGAAACGCCTAGAGAACAGTTACTACATCAATGCCCAAGAATGTATTCAGGACTTCAACACCATGTTTACTAACTGCTATATTTACAATAAG TCTGGGGATGACATAGTCTTAATGGCAGAAGCACTGGAGAAGGTGTTCCTCCACAAGATTTCAGAGATGCCCCAGCAGGAGGTCGAGTTGACGACCACAGCCGGAAAGGGTCGTGGCCGGGGCAGGAGGGATCCAG ACATTAACCTGAAAATTGCACCTGGCCTGGAGTCTTCACCCACAATTCCTCAAACACGTGGCCTTTCTAGTCTTGCTCCTGGGCCACAAATGAGAGGACCACCACAAGGTCCACCTACTTTACCTCCCCAGCCTATCATGCAAGCCTTGCCCCCTCGAGTACCCCCTTCGCTCCCTTTGCTCCCTACACACCCTCCCCTTGCGCCTCAATTAGGGCCACATTTTTCTATGGGCCCCACTGACTGCAACCCACAGGTCCCCATCATGACGGTTGTGCCTCCTCCAACCCAAACCACCCTGCCGCCCGTGCTCATGCAGCAGAGCACCCCTCCTATTCTACAAAGCCCCATCCCAATACCTCACAAA CAGCAGAGAAAAAGTCAGAAAAGGAAAGCAGACACCACAACACCTACGGCAAACGACCCCCTGAACGAGTCCTCACCTGCTGAGTCGAAGTCAGGAAAGACTCTGCCACGCCGGGATACTACACGACCAAGCAAAGTATCCAAAAAGGAGGCACCGGACTCCCAGCACCATTGGACACCCCTCATTGGGACCCCCAGCCCCAAGCAACAAGAACAGCTACGCTACTGCTCCGGCATTGTAAAGGACATGTTTGCTAAGAAGCATGCTGCATACGCTTGGCCCTTCTACAAGCCAGTGGATGTGGATgctctagggctgcacgattaccATGACATCATCAAGCATCCCATGGACCTCAGCACTATTAAG GACAAGTTGGAAAACAGACAGTACAGAGATGCTCAGGAGTTTGCAGCAGATGTGCGGTTAATGTTCTCCAACTGCTATAAGTACAACCCTCCAGACCATGAAGTGGTGGCTATGGCACGCAAACTGCAG GATGTGTTTGAGATGCGTTTTGCTAAAATGCCCGATGAGCCAGAGGAAATGCTGGCACCCGCTCCTGCGCCAGTGCTCCACCCGGCTCCTGTCAAGACACAGCCTCCCATGGGCACGGCCTCGTCCTCTGACAGCTCCAGTGATTCCTCATCTGAATCTGACTCCTCCACGGACGACTCTGAAGAGGAGAGAGCCCAGAGGCTAGCAGAGCTCCAGGAGCAA CTGAAAGCGGTTCATGAGCAGCTGGCTGCCTTGTCCCAGCCTCAGGCCACCAAACCaaagaaaaaagagaaggaaaagaaggagaagaagaaagacAAGCACAAAAAGAAAGCGGGAGTCATGCCTGCACTTGAAGAGATCCTAGATCCACCTCCTACCCTCAAGGCTCCAGGAAAGCCTAAGAACAAGGATCCTCTTCCTAAGAAGCCCAAGAAGCTGAG CAAGAAGGAGGGAGGTAAGGGCAATCGCTCCATGGCTCCACCCGGTGCTGCTCCACCGACCCTGCAGCCTGTGGTGAGCCTGGATCCTGAGGAGGATCTGGGACTGACTGGAGCAGCTGGAATGGCAGGCATCCCTTCTGGAGAGAAATGTAAACCTATGTCCTATGAAGAAAAGAGACAGCTGAGCCTGGACATTAACAAGCTGCCTGGAGACAAGCTGGGCCGTGTGGTCCACATCATCCAATCCCGTGAGCCGTCGCTTAAGAACTCCAACCCGGACGAGATTGAGATCGACTTTGAGACGTTAAAGCCTTCTACACTGCGGGAACTGGAGAGATACGTGTCGTCCTGCCTTCGCAAGAAGAAGAAGCCTGTCAGTG TTCCAGAGAAGTCCATGGAGGCAGTGAGTGCTGCAAAGACCAAAGGCACATCGTCCGAGTCGGGCAGCAGCAGCGAGTCCAGCTCCTCAGAAAGTGAAGACTCTGAGACAG GGATGGCTTCTAAGCTGAAGAAGAGGGGTAGAGGAGAAGGAAAGAAGGCTCATCACCAGGCGGTGGCTCCAGGCATGCCTCAGCCACAAGTTCCCCATCAACCCCAGACCCCTGCACTGCAGCCCAGTGCTCAGCTGAagccacagcagcagcagcatccctCTCCCGCCGCTTACATACCTCCTCCCGTCACAGCTCTGGAGCCCTCGCAGCTCCTGGAAAACCCATTCGACCCTCTGGCCCACTTCGTCCAGCCCCTCATGCACCTTCCCCACCATGCCAATGACTCGCCCTCTCCTGCGCCGCCTCACCTCAACGCTCACCCTCCAGGAGGCCCAGTGTCACCTGAGACGCACCCTTTCCTGAACCAGCACCCCATCCTCACATCCCCAG CAGCTCTGCACAAcgcattgccccagcagccttcAAGGCCCAGTAATAGGGCAGCCCCGCTACCTCCTAAACCTCCGCAGCAAAGCACgccccagcagcagcagcagccgcccCAGCAGACCCTGCCACAGCAGCTCCAGTCCCAGCAACCCCCACAGCCCCAGCACCACCTCCCTCCTCACCTGCTGCATCCTTCCCAACAAATGCGCCAGCGGCCCCTCTCCCCACCCACGCTCACTCCCCAGGGCCTGTTCTCCTCCCAGCCCCCACAGATGCTGCTAGAGGACGACGAGGAGCCCGTTCCCTCCATGCCCCTGCCCATGTACCTGCAGCACCTGCATCCAAACCGCctgctgcagcagcagcagcagcagccaccGACATCACTAATGCAGTCTCTGCAGAGCAGGCCGCAGCAGCCGGGCCAGCAGTCTCTGCTGCAGTCAGTGCAGGTTCAGTCTCAGATGAGCCAGCAGAGCTCCCTGCCCCCACCGCAGCTTCCTGTTCAGACTCAAGCCCAGCCCTCCTCGCAGCATCAGGCCAGACACATGCAGCACTCGCAGCAGCTGAGCTTCTCTCAAGGCCCGGTGCAGACCACGCAAACGCAGCCTAGTCAACACAAAGTGTCCATGCCCTCCACGAAAGCACAGCAGATTATCCAGCAACATCCACCGCAGCATCACTCTCCACGTCAACACAAGTCTGACTCTTATAACTCAG CACACATGCGAGATAACCCCTCCCCCCTCATGATGCATTCCCCTCAAATGTCTCAGTATACTTTAGTCCACCCGTCCCCTCCTCAGGTCCCCAAAAAG GAACCACAAGGTCCTTCAGCTTTGGGTGGCATTAAAGAAGAGAAGCTGCCTCCTTCACCTGTGATGCGTGGTGAGCCCTTCAGTCCAGCCTTGAGACAAGACCCTCACAAACACCCTGAGAGCAAACCCACAATGCCAGGCCACAGCCAACAGA AAGCAGATATGAAACCACTTGAAAGTTCCCGTCCTGTCATCCGCTCCTCTGAGCAGAGCGGTCCGCCGCCTTCCATGCAGGACAAAGAGAAATTCAAACAGGAGCCCAAGACTCCTGTAGCGCCTAAAAAGGTACAG GATGTGAAACTGAAGAACATGGGTTCCTGGGCGAGCCTGGCACAGAAGTCCACCTCCACTCCCTCGTCTGCTCTGAAGTCCTCAAGTGACAGCTTCGAACAGTTTCGACGTGCGGCCCGAGAGAAGGAAGAGCGAGAGAAAGCCCTGAAGGCCCAGGCCGAGCAAGCTGAGAAAGACCGTCTGCGGAGAGAACAAGAGAAACTTCG GGGACGGGATGAGGAGGACTCCATTGAGACGTCCCGAAGGCCTCAGGAGGAGCCCCGCAGGCGGCAGGAGCAACAGCAGGTCCAGCCGCCGCCGCAGCAGCACCAAACTCAGCCCCAAGCCCAAACCCCGGCCCAGCCGGCCTCGGCCCCGCAGCCTTCCCAGGGCCCGCCACAGTCCCCCGCTGCTTCCCAGAGTGCActtgaccagcagagggagctcgCGCGTCGCCGGGaacaggagaggaggaggagagaggcg ATGGCAGCTACTATTGACATGAATTTCCAAAGCGATTTGATGGCTATCTTTGAGGAGAACTTGTTCTGA